From the Rhodopirellula islandica genome, one window contains:
- a CDS encoding sulfatase-like hydrolase/transferase — MIRPHLKFLRQRTPIRSLATCLLLFLNPFATDTAAATVDDKRPNVLLVFIDDMGWEDFSCFGNHDAQTPHIDEMASEGVRFEQFYVNSPICSPSRTAISTGHYPQRWRIGSYLSNRDHNEQRGIAQWLDPKAPMLARSLKQSGYATGHFGKWHMGGQRNVDDAPYITEYGFDESLTNFEGMGPKLLPLTLKPGDEEPGRIWADAERLGDGYRWMQRSEITGGFVDAAIPFIQRAKAKQQPFYINLWPDDVHSPFWPPVDQWADGKRGLYLSVLEEMDRQLGKLFDVIRNDEELRNNTLVLICSDNGPEKDAGSAGPFRGYKTHLYEGGLRSSLIAWGPGLVKRSGEVDRTSVFSAIDLVPTLLDLTSSDHPAGAQFDGESVLSAITGDGGSRTSPLFFRRPPDRDAYYGVSDLPDLAMRKGKWKLLCEYDGSSAELYNLNEDRGETTDVAAAHPNVVQEMSVAVVAWHRSLPNDNGATYRDKPRKKGRPR; from the coding sequence ATGATTCGCCCCCACCTGAAATTTCTGCGACAACGAACTCCGATTCGTTCGCTGGCCACCTGCCTGCTGCTTTTTCTGAATCCCTTCGCAACGGACACCGCGGCAGCAACCGTCGATGACAAGCGTCCCAATGTGCTACTTGTGTTCATTGACGACATGGGCTGGGAAGACTTCTCATGCTTTGGAAACCACGACGCCCAAACACCGCACATCGACGAGATGGCGAGTGAGGGCGTTCGTTTCGAACAATTCTATGTGAACTCGCCGATTTGCTCGCCATCAAGAACGGCCATCTCAACCGGCCACTACCCACAACGTTGGCGAATTGGCTCCTACCTCAGCAATCGCGACCACAACGAACAACGCGGAATCGCTCAGTGGCTCGATCCCAAGGCTCCGATGCTGGCCCGTTCGCTGAAACAATCCGGGTACGCTACCGGTCACTTTGGCAAGTGGCACATGGGCGGGCAGCGGAATGTCGATGACGCACCATACATCACCGAGTACGGCTTCGATGAGTCGCTCACGAACTTTGAAGGCATGGGCCCAAAGCTGCTGCCTCTGACGCTGAAACCGGGCGATGAAGAACCCGGACGAATCTGGGCCGATGCTGAACGACTCGGCGATGGTTACCGTTGGATGCAGCGTTCGGAAATCACTGGCGGATTCGTCGACGCTGCGATTCCCTTCATTCAGCGTGCGAAAGCCAAGCAGCAGCCGTTCTACATCAACCTGTGGCCCGACGATGTCCACTCGCCCTTCTGGCCACCGGTGGATCAATGGGCGGACGGCAAACGCGGTTTGTACCTTTCCGTGTTGGAAGAAATGGATCGCCAACTCGGCAAACTATTCGACGTGATTCGGAACGACGAAGAACTTCGCAACAACACGCTGGTATTGATTTGCTCGGACAACGGGCCCGAAAAGGACGCCGGTTCGGCAGGTCCCTTCCGCGGCTACAAAACCCATCTCTACGAAGGTGGTCTTCGTTCGTCACTGATTGCCTGGGGCCCTGGCCTCGTCAAACGCTCTGGCGAGGTGGACCGCACGTCGGTCTTCTCGGCAATCGATTTGGTTCCGACCCTGTTGGACCTGACGAGCAGCGATCACCCTGCCGGAGCCCAATTCGACGGTGAGTCGGTATTGTCTGCGATCACCGGTGACGGTGGATCACGAACCTCCCCGTTGTTCTTTCGCAGGCCTCCTGATCGCGATGCCTACTACGGCGTGAGCGACCTACCCGACCTGGCGATGCGAAAGGGAAAATGGAAACTGCTGTGTGAATACGACGGTTCTTCCGCCGAGTTGTACAACCTCAACGAAGATCGAGGAGAAACCACTGACGTCGCTGCAGCGCACCCCAACGTGGTCCAAGAAATGTCCGTCGCGGTGGTTGCCTGGCACCGTTCGCTCCCCAACGACAACGGCGCCACCTACCGCGACAAGCCGAGAAAGAAAGGCCGCCCCCGTTGA